A single window of Nicotiana tomentosiformis chromosome 1, ASM39032v3, whole genome shotgun sequence DNA harbors:
- the LOC138891760 gene encoding uncharacterized protein: MVRTHATGSVEQTLAHTARAERGRDRGRGRRRGRGQGRAHVAARAPVRVTIEEPPVAPARLISVAPNISQARGGDQTPTARTSEQHVYIGQPEFRPGTSEEEQERLERLKRYSPPTFGGTTTKNAQKFLEKCHHILHTMGIMEVSGVAFTTFQLSGAAYRWWRAYEEGRPADATPPTWAQFSEIFLKEFVPQTLQDAWCT, encoded by the exons atggtgaggacacatgctaccgggTCAGTTGAGCAAACACTCGCGCATACTGCTAGAGCCGAAAGAGGCCGGGACCGGGGTCGAGGCAGAAGGCGAGGTAGAGGTCAAGGAAGGGCACAtgtcgcagctagagcacctgttagagtaacaattgaggagccgccagtagctccg GCACgattgatctccgttgcaccaaatatttcacaggctaggggaggagatCAAACTCCTACCGCTCGTACTTCAGAGCAGCATGTCTATATTGGTCAG CCTGAGTTCAGGCCAGggacatcagaagaagaacaagagAGACTTGAAAGAttaaagaggtatagtccacctacttttggTGGCACAACTACCAAGAATGCCCAgaaatttctagaaaagtgccaccatattctccacaccatgggcattatggaagtgagcggagttgcctttactacatttcagttatcaggagcagcatatCGATGGTGGCGGGCTTATGAAGAGGgaagaccagccgatgcaacaccaccaacttgggctcaattttcggagatatttttgaaagagtttgttccccagactctccagGATGCGTGGTGCACTTAA
- the LOC138891764 gene encoding uncharacterized protein, with amino-acid sequence MWIKSASCIREAAREVLGVTKEFFGGHKGYWWWNGEVQGKMEAKKATYLKLVESIDKEEIRTYRECYKKAKKEEKLIFMAANNATFDHLYEELGGKGGDNKMYRLAKVRERKASDLDQFKCIKEEDGKVLIDEVLIRRRWQTCLHKLLNGEGDRRIVLGELEHSESR; translated from the coding sequence ATGTGGATCAAGAGTGCGAGTTGCATTAGGGAAGCTGCTAGAGAGGTCTTAGGGGTCACGAAAGAATTTTTTGGGGGTCATAAAGGgtactggtggtggaatggagaggtccAAGGTAAAATGGAAGCTAAGAAAGCTACTTATTTGAAGCTAGTAGAGAGTATAGACAAGGAAGAAATAAGGACTTATCGGGAGTGTTACAAAAAGGCAAAGAAAGAGGAAAAGTTAATATTTATGGCAGCAAATAATGCAACATTTGATCATCTGTATGAGGAGCTCGGGGGCAAAGGCGGGGACAATAAAATGTACCGATTGGCCAAGGTAAGGGAGAGGAAAGCCAGTGACTTAGACCAATTCAAGTGCATCAAGGAGGAGGATGGCAAAGTATTGATTGACGAGGTACTTATTAGAAGAAGATGGCAGACATGCTTACATAAACTGTTGAATGGGGAGGGAGATAGAAGAATTGTGTTAGGTGAGTTGGAGCACTCCGAGAGTCGGTGA